In the Mastomys coucha isolate ucsf_1 unplaced genomic scaffold, UCSF_Mcou_1 pScaffold18, whole genome shotgun sequence genome, one interval contains:
- the Trim63 gene encoding E3 ubiquitin-protein ligase TRIM63, with the protein MDYKSSLIPDGNAMENLEKQLICPICLEMFTKPVVILPCQHNLCRKCANDIFQAANPYWTNRGGSVSMSGGRFRCPSCRHEVIMDRHGVYGLQRNLLVENIIDIYKQECSSRPLQKGSHPMCKEHEDEKINIYCLTCEVPTCSLCKVFGAHQACEVAPLQSIFQGQKTELSNCISMLVAGNDRVQTIISQLEDSCRVTKENSHQVKEELSHKFDALYAILDEKKSELLQRITQEQEEKLGFIEALILQYREQLEKSTKLVETAIQSLDEPGGATFLLSAKQLIKSIVEASKGCQLGKTEQGFENMDYFTLDLEHIAEALRAIDFGTDEDEEEFTEEEADGEEGVSTEDKEGHQ; encoded by the exons ATGGATTATAAATCTAGCCTGATTCCGGACGGAAATGCTATGGAGaacctggagaagcagctgaTCTGCCCCATCTGCCTGGAGATGTTTACCAAGCCTGTGGTCATCCTGCCCTGCCAGCACAATCTCTGCCGGAAGTGTGCCAACGACATCTTCCAG GCTGCGAATCCCTACTGGACCAACCGTGGTGGCTCAGTGTCCATGTCTGGAGGTCGTTTCCGCTGCCCCTCATGCCGCCATGAAGTGATCATGGACCGGCATGGGGTGTACGGCCTGCAGAGGAACCTGCTGGTGGAGAACATCATTGACATCTACAAGCAGGAATGCTCCAG TCGGCCCCTGCAGAAAGGCAGCCACCCGATGTGCAAGGAACACGAAGACGAGAAAATCAACATCTACTGTCTCACGTGTGAGGTGCCTACTTGCTCCTTGTGCAAGGTGTTCGGGGCTCACCAGGCCTGTGAGGTTGCCCCTTTGCAAAGCATCTTCCAAGGACAGAAG ACTGAGCTGAGCAACTGCATCTCCATGTTGGTGGCGGGGAACGACCGAGTGCAGACGATCATCTCTCAGCTGGAGGACTCCTGCCGAGTGACCAAG GAAAACAGCCACCaggtgaaggaggagctgagcCACAAGTTTGATGCCCTCTACGCCATCCTGGACGAGAAGAAGAGCGAGCTGCTGCAGCGGATcacacaggagcaggaggagaagctggGCTTCATCGAGGCCCTGATCCTCCAGTACCGAGAGCAGCTGGAAAAGTCCACCAAGCTAGTGGAGACAGCCATCCAGTCCCTGGATGAGCCCGGAGGGGCCACCTTCCTCCTG AGTGCCAAGCAGCTCATCAAGAG CATTGTAGAAGCTTCCAAGGGCTGCCAGCTGGGAAAGACAGAGCAAGGCTTTGAAAACATGGACTACTTTACTCTGGACTTAGAACACATAGCGGAGGCCTTGAGGGCCATCGACTTTGGGACAG atgaggatgaggaggagtttACTGAAGAGGAGGCTGATGGGGAAGAGGGCGTGTCCACAGAAGATAAAGAAG GACACCAATGA